In a genomic window of Coregonus clupeaformis isolate EN_2021a chromosome 27, ASM2061545v1, whole genome shotgun sequence:
- the zgc:165604 gene encoding LOW QUALITY PROTEIN: uncharacterized protein zgc:165604 (The sequence of the model RefSeq protein was modified relative to this genomic sequence to represent the inferred CDS: inserted 2 bases in 1 codon; substituted 3 bases at 3 genomic stop codons) produces the protein MLIHCAGAVRVTLRDTSLEVNHGDSVTLRDTSLEVVHGDSVTLRDTSLEVIHGDSVTLRDTSLEVIHGDSVTLRDTSLEVVHGDSVTLRDTSLEVIHGDSVTLRDTSLEVVHGDSVTLRDTSLEVIHGDSVTLRDTSLEVIHGDSVTLRDTSLEVVHGDSVTLRDTSLEVIHGDSVTLRDTSLEVVHGDSVTLRDTSLEVVHGDSVTLRDTSLEVIHGDSVTLRDTSLEVIHGDSVTLRDTSLEVVHGDSVTLRDTSLEVVHGDSVTLRDTSLEVIHGDSVTLRDTSLEVIHGDSVTLRDTSLEVVHGDSVTLRDTSLEVIHGDSVTLRDTSLEVVHGDSVTLPCSFFTMSPLSRLNIIWTFAPFSDPDSPTQVIVFDHGQVIENPSLRGRVGFPGIPWSADIILNNTRISDAGTYRCMVSNPPETGDPGIGELALNILAPPSLPLCLWDGVTDIGGSVALYCMVAEGVPTPEMRWDKLEPEEISLPINMDGDLXGSVQIVNISSWNSGLYRCSVTNLLGTXNCXVNLSIYTPDSSPGILRGVLLTLSMVLVLLALLDLLLGLHRSGQERKWREGKEECYNEIRYXLIKRSFV, from the exons ATGCTCATCCACTGTGCAGGTGCAGTGAGGGTGACCCTGAGAGACACCAGTCTGGAGGTGAATCACGGAGACTCGGTGACCCTGAGAGACACCAGTCTGGAGGTGGTTCACGGAGACTCGGTGACCCTGAGAGACACCAGTCTGGAGGTGATTCACGGAGACTCGGTGACCCTGAGAGACACCAGTCTGGAGGTGATTCACGGAGACTCGGTGACCCTGAGAGACACCAGTCTGGAGGTGGTTCACGGAGACTCGGTGACCCTGAGAGACACCAGTCTGGAGGTGATTCACGGAGACTCGGTGACCCTGAGAGACACCAGTCTGGAGGTGGTTCACGGAGACTCGGTGACCCTGAGAGACACCAGTCTGGAGGTGATTCACGGAGACTCGGTGACCCTGAGAGACACCAGTCTGGAGGTGATTCACGGAGACTCGGTGACCCTGAGAGACACCAGTCTGGAGGTGGTTCACGGAGACTCGGTGACCCTGAGAGACACCAGTCTGGAGGTGATTCACGGAGACTCGGTGACCCTGAGAGACACCAGTCTGGAGGTGGTTCACGGAGACTCGGTGACCCTGAGAGACACCAGTCTGGAGGTGGTTCACGGAGACTCGGTGACCCTGAGAGACACCAGTCTGGAGGTGATTCACGGAGACTCGGTGACCCTGAGAGACACCAGTCTGGAGGTGATTCACGGAGACTCGGTGACCCTGAGAGACACCAGTCTGGAGGTGGTTCACGGAGACTCGGTGACCCTGAGAGACACCAGTCTGGAGGTGGTTCACGGAGACTCGGTGACCCTGAGAGACACCAGTCTGGAGGTGATTCACGGAGACTCGGTGACCCTGAGAGACACCAGTCTGGAGGTGATTCACGGAGACTCGGTGACCCTGAGAGACACCAGTCTGGAGGTGGTTCACGGAGACTCGGTGACCCTGAGAGACACCAGTCTGGAGGTGATTCACGGAGACTCAGTGACCCTGAGAGACACCAGTCTGGAGGTGGTTCACGGAGACTCGGTGACCCTGCCCTGCTCCTTCTTCACCATGAGTCCCCTGTCCAGACTCAACATCATCTGGACCTTCGCACCCTTCTCTGACCCAGACTCCCCCACACAG GTGATAGTGTTTGACCACGGCCAGGTGATTGAGAACCCCTCCCTGAGAGGCAGGGTGGGTTTCCCAGGCATCCCCTGGAGTGCTGACATCATCCTCAACAACACACGCATATCAGACGCTGGCACCTATCGCTGCATGGTGAGCAACCCACCAGAGACTGGAGACCCTGGTATAGGGGAACTGGCCCTCAACATCCT AGCACCCCCCTCGCTGCCCCTGTGCCTGTGGGATGGGGTCACTGATATTGGGGGGAGTGTAGCCCTCTACTGCATGGTGGCAGAGGGGGTCCCCACCCCCGAGATGCGGTGGGATAAATTGGAACCAGAGGAAATCTCACTACCCATCAACATGGACG GGGACCTATGAGGCTCTGTCCAGATAGTCAACATCTCTTCCTGGAACTCTGGTCTGTACCGCTGCTCTGTCACCAACCTCCTGGGCACCTAGAACTGTTAAGTCAACCTGTCCATATACA CTCCAGACAGTTCCCCCGGGATTCTCCGGGGGGTGTTGTTGACCCTGTCCATGGTCCTGGTGCTGCTGGCCCTGCTGGACCTGCTGCTGGGGCTCCACCGCTCTGGCCAGGAGAGGAAGTGGCGCGAGGGGAAAGAAGAGTGTTATAACGAGATAAGGTA TCTTATCAAACGCTCCTTTGTTTGA
- the LOC121541381 gene encoding equilibrative nucleoside transporter 2-like: protein MNIRRVPQWTGCAVAVIIFILGLGTLLPWSFIIATEYFDDRLKGTTSSNGTTPLTKDYNFASWMTLLAQLPLFTLANSFLYQRIKEKVWIAVNMVSILFLFLLTAIMVKVPMQPHSCFSITMVTIWFINSFGAVLQGSLFGLVGLLPPRYSTLFMSGQGLAGIFAALASLFSILSKADKASAALGYFITPCVATLLTLLSYLLLPHLIWQMALCVTCVLAVTLSVFPAVTVKVKSVYVNKEWDRYFLCVCCFIVFNVMDLIGRSVTSMVQWPSKRSGLFPVLVVSRVIFIPLIMLCKTDNRQYLPVLFSHDVAFVVIMTLFALSNGYFVCLCMSPHLFHSIILLSGAVVGEG from the exons atgaacataag AAGAGTGCCCCAGTGGACCG GCTGTGCTGTGGCCGTCATCATCTTCATCCTGGGACTGGGGACACTGCTGCCATGGAGCTTCATCATCGCCACAGAG TATTTTGACGACCGACTCAAAGGGACCACGTCAAGTAATGGAACGACCCCACTTACTAAAGACTACAATTTTGCCAGCTGGATGACTCTTCTAGCCCAGCTGCCCCTGTTCACCCTGGCCAACTCCTTCCTGTATCAACG TATCAAAGAGAAGGTCTGGATTGCTGTCAATATGGtctccatcctcttcctcttcctcctcactgCCATCATGGTCAAGGTGCCCATGCAGCCCCACAGCTGCTTCTCTATCACCATGGTAACTATCTGGTTCATCAACT cttttgGGGCAGTGCTCCAGGGCAGTCTGTTTGGGCTGGTGGGTCTGCTCCCCCCGAGGTACAGCACATTGTTTATGAGTGGTCAGGGATTGGCAGGGATCTTTGCTGCCCTGGCTAGTCTGTTCTCTATCCTCA GTAAAGCAGACAAGGCCAGTGCTGCTCTTGGGTACTTCATAACCCCCTGTGTGGCAACACTGCTCACCCTGCTTAGCTACTTACTACTGCCACACCTG ATTTGGCAGATGGCCCTCTGTGTGACGTGTGTGCTGGCTGTCACACTGTCAGTTTTCCCTGCTGTCACAGTAAAAGTGAAGAGTGTGTATGTAAACAAGGAGTGGG ACCGATACTTTCTCTGTGTCTGCTGCTTCATCGTCTTTAACGTCATGGACCTGATTGGCCGCAGTGTCACCTCTATGGTTCAGTGG CCCTCAAAGAGAAGCGGTCTGTTCCCTGTGCTCGTGGTGTCCCGTGTGATCTTCATCCCTCTCATCATGCTGTGCAAAACTGACAACCGCCAGTACCTGCCTGTCCTGTTCTCCCATGACGTTGCCTTTGTTGTCATCATGACATTATTCGCCCTGTCCAATGGATACTTCGTCTGTCTCTGCATGTCACCTCA TTTGTTCCACAGTatcatactcctgagtggcgcagtg GTTGGTGAGGGCTAA